TCACTGTCCCATCATCGTTTTTCGCGATGTCGAGAAAAGCGGACAATATGCCGGCTTGGATCTCTTTGATAGTCGCCTGATCTTGTGCAATCCGTGCTTGGCATTCCGGGACAGTTCTGCATTGGTCGGCTGCCCTTGCGCTTAACGTCGCCATTAGGAACAAGCTAAAGATCATTAAATGGGTTTTTAAATTCGTTTTGAGCATGAGTTCTTCTCCGAATAGTTTATTCAGAGGTAGTTGAGGGCACGCATCATGCCCATGATTCGGTTGCTTAAACCACGTCAATTTTGAATTGGCGACAGGCTTTGGGCAAAAATAAGGAGGCCTTGCCGCAAGATTGTCATCTCAATAGCCATTTAGCTAGTCAGCGAATTAAATCCCAATGAGTTTACGCACCTCGTAGAAATTAAGTGCACTCAGAAAAACTATACAAAAATGCACCGGCCCGCCAATTCAAACTCCAATCTACTCGAGAAATACTTGTCCTACTGTCAACGCCATTGAAGCGCGAAATTTAGCGTCATACTTTCACGATCTGTTTGCCATTTTCCATCGACGCTAACGGAAAGTTCAATCGTACATACGACCTGGTCGCCACCGTGAATTGCAGAAAAGGTTGTAACGCCTTTTTTACTATACATATATAGCTGCCGAGACCCATCGGCCTTGCGAGAAAGTTCCCAGGCTTCATCTGCCTGCATCTTGGATTCACCGTAGTAAATCGATCGACACCTGGGCATCAAGGCCACGACCACGGTGGAATCTTCTTTCAAATTACGCCCCGAGACAGTGACAGAAAGCTCCTCAGCTGTATCGACTTGTGTCGCGCCGGCGTAACCGGAAGAATAGCGTGAAGCTTCAACCTTGATCTCTAAACCCTGTTCCGAATATAAAGTCTGCGATGTTTTGCCATTAAAGTTTCTATAACTCGAATCAGCTGCGTTGGACACCGATGGCAGCAAAACCAAGACAAACAAGACCAAAAACTTCTTCATAAATTATCTCTCTAATTAATTCGCTAGAGTGAATTTGTAAGCGTAATATCACCTTCGGCGCATTACATCTGAACTATGGTTTAAACGTGCACTGAAGTTTGAGTGATTCGGCTGGTTGGCTAGGATCTGTCAATGAAAGCTGAATGCCGCCGCCTGCGCTCTCAGCATCACAACCGCTGGTCAGCGCCCCGTCCAGATTGTCGCCCATAAGATTGACTTTAAAGCTGAAAGTGTGCGGGCAACGAGCGGTCACAAGGTCAGAGAGTTGCATCGGGAGGCCCTCAGTATCGGCGTCGGTTTCCATCATAAACAACTGCATTTCAGCAACGCTCACTGCGACACTTTCTCCGGGACCATTGGAACAGATGTAGAGGTTTGAGGTCGGGACCGCTACGGGTTGCGGCAGATCGAGAGGAATAAATGCAAGCGCTGCTTGCGACGAAGCCATCAATGCAACGAGTGAAAGCAAAGAAAACAGCCTAGATTTTTTCATTTTTGACTCTCCGTAAGAAGATCGATCTGGTAGGAAAATCGATCGGGATTGAAATTCCCAGTTTATAAGAACATTAAGTACGGATACGGATAGTAAATGGTTTCCCAGTCAATATCCAGCCGCCGCCTGTCTTTTGAAATGTTTCTGCATTTCAATCGAGCTAGATGGGCCGTCTACCGCCTGAACGGTACTGCCGAAATACACAAGCACTAGCCGCTCGCAATTAGAGGGTTTTGAACTCAGTGCCAAAAATCTTGTCCCAAATTCGAAAGTACAGAGCGTAGTTGCCATGGAAGGACTGATGGTGGCGGTTATGAAAAGAACAAAGCGCGACCCATGAAAACCCGGGCTGGCGTCCGAGCGCAAATCTCTCGAGGCGAAACCCCGCATGGCCAAGAAGATTGATCAGAGTCGTCACAAAAACATAAAACAGAACGACGTAGACATTTAGTTTAAAAAAACAAAGCACGAGAGGATAAAAAAGTAGCTCGATGAACCCCTCAAGAAAGTGATGATTAAATGAAGTCCAAGGCGTCGGGTTCGTTGAACGATGATGGCGTGCATGAATCCGTCGATACAGCGGCGGCGAATGGAGCGCATAGTGGGTCAGATAGAAATACAGGTCCTGTGCGAAAAGCAGTCCGACAAAAGCAGCGATGGCGGGTACAATTTGAGCTAAACTCATGGTCTGCGTAAACTCGATCTTGTCATAAGAAACGAGCGCCAAAACAACCACCAAGACAGAGATGTCGGTGGCGAAAGATCGCTGTGTTTGCTTTTTATCCCAGGTGATGCTTTCGGCGGAGGGCAGGCGACTCTGAATTCGGTCTGCGGCCCATTCTCGTTGCTTGGCAACGTAGAAATAGTGATAGAGAACCATAGGCCCAAGAAAATGGCGAAAAGCGACCAATAGTAAGGCCAGGCTAATCGGCAGCACGCAGCGCCTCCCAGGACTCAATCACCTTAAGCTCAGAAAAATGGGGTCCATTTAGCAGCCAGCCCGTCAGCGTGTTGCTTGGACCGACATTGATAAATTCGCGAGCTCCTTTTTCATGATAAAGATGCGTTAAGGTTTCTTTCCAACGGACTGGCGCAATCGCACAGTCCAAAGCCTCGCCAACAATTTCGTCGGCAGAAGCCATGTCTTTCACCCAGATACTCGAGAACGTGGGCGTGTGCGGATCAACAACGGGCCATTGGCTCGCCGTTTTCTGCAAGAGATCGTACACCGGCAGCAAAGCCGGAGAGTGAACGGGAAAAGGCAACATGTCCTTAATCTTCAATCCCTGCGAAGCCGCCTGCCCACAGATCAACTGCATGTTCTCGGAGTCCGTACCAATCGTTCCGTGAACGTCGGACCAAACGCTCACCGGTGCGCGCCGTGTGGCCAGCCACTCAAGATGCATTTCCGTCAGGGGGGTGCCATCGATGGTTCGCACTGTGCACGTGCTGCCAATGGGCAAGAGCTTTCGCAGTTCCGAAAAGGCCCAGAGAAGTTGTATCGCATCCTTCAATGTGACGCTCCCACAAACCACCGAGCGCGCGATGTCGCCATGACTGCATCCTTGAACAAGATCCCAACGATGCCCAACCCGCAGCAACTCCTCGGCGATAGCGACCTGCAGTACCGTCAGCGCAATCAAGGAGCGATCAAGGTCGGCGACATGTGGCCGATGAGTATTCAAGAAGAAGCGGCAAAGATCCTCTTCTTTTTGAGTTATCTCCGAGAGATTGATCGAGGCTCTTTGAAACGCGCTTTGAATATAAGGGTAAGAGAGCCACCGTTTCATTTGTGACGTAACGAAAAGTGCGTCGAGCCCAGGAAAAAGCAGCACCTTCATAATCTTAGCTCAAAACGCGGGCGTAGGCCGCCTTAAGATTTGCGTTCCATTCGGCCGCCAGCTGCTTTTCCATAACAATGATTTCGCCTTGTGAGGCTTCGGCAAAATCAAGACCCTTTGGCAGCTTCCCTGTTACCAGCGCCAAATGTTCCCGCTCATCAAGGATAATCTTTTTAGCAAGGTCGCGCATTTCTTCAGTGGCACCAAACTTTGCAAGATTGGGATAAATCCGCATAATTCGCCGTTCAATCAAAAACGCTAGCATTGCGTACGAAGAAATCGCAAAAACCGAATCGCAGCTGCGCTGGTGAAACGTCAGACGAAACACCCGCTTTGCTAGTTTTTGTAAATAGACTTCCGTCTCTTCATAGAAGACGCGACTCAGTCTGGCCTCTTTAGCAAGATCTTCATTCGACAGCGTCCACCGGGCTGCGCGAGCGCAGTCCTGAATCAGCTTCGTGTGACGAACTTCATCGTAAGCATGTCTGTGCGTCTCAGCACTCCAGTTATCATATGTCAGCGCCATCATCCAGGTCACGCCCATCAGCTCAAATAGCGAGACGCCCTCAAGAAGCGAGATGGCGGCAATCTTATCAGAATACAATGACAAGGGGAGGTCCGACTCCGCGACTGAAATTTCAATCACTTCGGGCTAACCTGAACTATACATTTAGCGAAATCTAGTACCTTGGCCTGATATGAAGAATGGCCCACATACCCAGTGACGCGGTTAGAAATCTCAACCGTTACGAGATATTCAATATCGGTAGAGCCGCTACTTGCGGGCGCTTCATAGAAGTCTGAAACAGAGTAGTTCGACGACCCGAGGTCCCATAAAGAAGATCGCTCAACGTATTTTGCGAGCGCTGTGGCCATCATTTCTCGTTTACATTCGACGGCTTCCAAACTTGGTGAAGGGGCCGCGACTGCTTGGCC
This region of Deltaproteobacteria bacterium genomic DNA includes:
- a CDS encoding sterol desaturase family protein; translation: MLPISLALLLVAFRHFLGPMVLYHYFYVAKQREWAADRIQSRLPSAESITWDKKQTQRSFATDISVLVVVLALVSYDKIEFTQTMSLAQIVPAIAAFVGLLFAQDLYFYLTHYALHSPPLYRRIHARHHRSTNPTPWTSFNHHFLEGFIELLFYPLVLCFFKLNVYVVLFYVFVTTLINLLGHAGFRLERFALGRQPGFSWVALCSFHNRHHQSFHGNYALYFRIWDKIFGTEFKTL
- a CDS encoding ACP S-malonyltransferase; this translates as MKVLLFPGLDALFVTSQMKRWLSYPYIQSAFQRASINLSEITQKEEDLCRFFLNTHRPHVADLDRSLIALTVLQVAIAEELLRVGHRWDLVQGCSHGDIARSVVCGSVTLKDAIQLLWAFSELRKLLPIGSTCTVRTIDGTPLTEMHLEWLATRRAPVSVWSDVHGTIGTDSENMQLICGQAASQGLKIKDMLPFPVHSPALLPVYDLLQKTASQWPVVDPHTPTFSSIWVKDMASADEIVGEALDCAIAPVRWKETLTHLYHEKGAREFINVGPSNTLTGWLLNGPHFSELKVIESWEALRAAD